In the Telopea speciosissima isolate NSW1024214 ecotype Mountain lineage chromosome 2, Tspe_v1, whole genome shotgun sequence genome, one interval contains:
- the LOC122650938 gene encoding non-specific lipid transfer protein GPI-anchored 9-like, with the protein MESFKFFSSFLILFSSWVFLGFSQGTGGGTSGGDPTACLTKLIPCQDSLKVSSAPPPTCCIPLKAMVTDDPKCLCGLYNDPEMLKNLNITQADLLKLPKGCAIKVDMTVCEKVAPASSPTASPSDSTGTKGNSTGGNSTGSPTSKSSADGIYPFSGLGFIVTFVVLILSAF; encoded by the exons ATGGAATCTTTTAAGTTCTTCTCATCTTTCttgattctcttctcttcatggGTTTTCTTGGGGTTCTCTCAAGGCACTGGAGGAGGAACAAGTGGTGGTGATCCTACAGCTTGCCTTACTAAGCTCATCCCTTGCCAAGATTCTTTGAAGGTTTCATCGGCGCCGCCACCGACGTGTTGTATTCCATTGAAGGCAATGGTTACTGATGATCCAAAATGCCTTTGTGGTCTCTATAACGACCCAGAGATGCTAAAGAATTTAAACATTACACAGGCAGATCTTTTGAAGCTTCCAAAAGGATGTGCCATCAAAGTTGACATGACTGTGTGTGAAAAAG TAGCACCAGCCAGTTCACCTACTGCTTCACCATCAGATTCTACTG GTACTAAGGGGAATTCTACTGGTGGGAATTCTACTGGCAGTCCAACATCAAAAAGCTCAGCAGATGGGATCTATCCTTTCAGTGGACTTGGTTTCATTGTTACATTTGTAGTTTTAATCTTGTCAGCATTCTAG